The Nitrospirota bacterium genome segment ATCGAGAAGCTGCTGCGCTTTTACCATGAGCACAAAGGGGTGGACCGGTTGCAGCAGCACCGCGTTCGCCCTGCATTGCTCGCTCCGATCGATCGCTTCCGGGGTGTCTGCGCAGACCATGATCATCGACACCGCGCGGAGATCCTCACTCTCTCTGATCATTGAACAGAACTGCTCCCCCGCCATGCCGGGCATATCGAGTTGCATGATAATGAGGTTCACCCGCTCTGCGCGATGAATTTTCAGCGCCTCTTCGTTCGTTGCCGCGACAAATACCCTGAGGTCCGTCCGGTTCAAGAAGGTTTCATTCTGTTCCAATAAACCGTGAAGCTCACGCGCGATCAGTATTTTTTTCATTGCCGTCCTGGAAACCCTTTCGAGTGAACACAGTACTATAAGCAGGGATTATTTGCAAGGGAGTTTTTACGTGCGGGATGGTGATAAACCGACGCGGTGAGACGTTTGTCGCCTTGGACAAGAGCAGATTCTCGGCGTCCGGATCGCTGGCGGAAAAGCTATTGTCGCACCGAAGCAAACGATATGACACTTCCCTGGTGGTTGATTATGGCTTTTCCCCCGATGCGACCAACAGTGGACATAAATTCCGTTTACCAGAGTAGCTGACACTTCAAAACCAGCAACCAAAGCCTCCCGTTTTTTCAAAATAATCGAAATCAGGATAGACTTTCGATTTTGGCCCGAAATACCTGGGCGAGGTAACCTTGCATAGCGCGGAAATAACTTGCCCGCGGCAGGATAATTTGTAGATAGAAGTCTGCATTAGTGTTAATTATGCTTCTCAAAAGTTTCACTCAGGAATTCAAATCCTTTTGAGCGGTAAAGATTACAAATTCTGTTAGCCGTATCTTTTTCGTTTATATCATAGAGAGCCTGAACAATGGCAATGATATCCTCCTTTTTGTAATCTGGATAAGTCCCAGTATTAAGCATTTTCAGATATAAGTTTCCTACCATAGAAGGTGTTTTCATAACGT includes the following:
- a CDS encoding PilZ domain-containing protein, with product MKKILIARELHGLLEQNETFLNRTDLRVFVAATNEEALKIHRAERVNLIIMQLDMPGMAGEQFCSMIRESEDLRAVSMIMVCADTPEAIDRSEQCRANAVLLQPVHPFVLMVKAQQLLDIAAREMLRVLLSASVDGRVDDEPFYGRVRNISATGMLIECDTPLAEGARLYCMFYLPNAKKIEVSGKIIRSLEQFPGHKDLQYGLMFTDITAEAKRLLTAYVEQSSRATDPGGP